A single genomic interval of Prunus dulcis chromosome 5, ALMONDv2, whole genome shotgun sequence harbors:
- the LOC117627584 gene encoding uncharacterized protein LOC117627584 isoform X1, producing MKLWATNEVCARSKFWYFLRKLKKVKKSNGQVLAINEVGKWFLLNSPPGLIQFVAKGDMKQKQLRKSHMKWVFYVGGNAFFAMVPRQVLLASLDAIIKTLQRTRKNRSHLYRKGIKRKIPFQQTSRQKIPLHHPIAYIYIKTGPNSFKQ from the exons ATGAAGCTCTGGGCCACCAATGAGGTTTGCGCCAGGTCCAAGTTCTG GTATTTCCTGAGGAAGCTGAAGAAGGTCAAGAAGAGCAATGGCCAAGTGCTTGCCATTAATGAG GTGGGGAAGTGGTTCCTCCTCAACTCTCCTCCTGGCTTAATCCAATTTGTTGCCAAAG GTGACATGAAGCAGAAACAGTTAAGGAAATCTCATATGAAATGGGTATTTTATGTTGGAG GGAATGCATTCTTTGCCATGGTTCCCAGACAGGTCCTCTTGGCTTCCCTTGATGCTATCA TTAAAACCCTGCAAAGGACAAGAAAGAACAGAAGCCACCTCTATAGGAAAGGCATCAAGAGAAAGATCCCATTCCAACAGACATCAAGGCAGAAAATCCCCCTCCACCACCCaatagcatatatatatataaagaccGGTCCAAACTCTTTTAAACAATGA
- the LOC117627584 gene encoding uncharacterized protein LOC117627584 isoform X3: MRYFLRKLKKVKKSNGQVLAINEVGKWFLLNSPPGLIQFVAKGDMKQKQLRKSHMKWVFYVGGNAFFAMVPRQVLLASLDAIIKTLQRTRKNRSHLYRKGIKRKIPFQQTSRQKIPLHHPIAYIYIKTGPNSFKQ, translated from the exons ATGAG GTATTTCCTGAGGAAGCTGAAGAAGGTCAAGAAGAGCAATGGCCAAGTGCTTGCCATTAATGAG GTGGGGAAGTGGTTCCTCCTCAACTCTCCTCCTGGCTTAATCCAATTTGTTGCCAAAG GTGACATGAAGCAGAAACAGTTAAGGAAATCTCATATGAAATGGGTATTTTATGTTGGAG GGAATGCATTCTTTGCCATGGTTCCCAGACAGGTCCTCTTGGCTTCCCTTGATGCTATCA TTAAAACCCTGCAAAGGACAAGAAAGAACAGAAGCCACCTCTATAGGAAAGGCATCAAGAGAAAGATCCCATTCCAACAGACATCAAGGCAGAAAATCCCCCTCCACCACCCaatagcatatatatatataaagaccGGTCCAAACTCTTTTAAACAATGA
- the LOC117627584 gene encoding uncharacterized protein LOC117627584 isoform X4, with the protein MRYFLRKLKKVKKSNGQVLAINEWFLLNSPPGLIQFVAKGDMKQKQLRKSHMKWVFYVGGNAFFAMVPRQVLLASLDAIIKTLQRTRKNRSHLYRKGIKRKIPFQQTSRQKIPLHHPIAYIYIKTGPNSFKQ; encoded by the exons ATGAG GTATTTCCTGAGGAAGCTGAAGAAGGTCAAGAAGAGCAATGGCCAAGTGCTTGCCATTAATGAG TGGTTCCTCCTCAACTCTCCTCCTGGCTTAATCCAATTTGTTGCCAAAG GTGACATGAAGCAGAAACAGTTAAGGAAATCTCATATGAAATGGGTATTTTATGTTGGAG GGAATGCATTCTTTGCCATGGTTCCCAGACAGGTCCTCTTGGCTTCCCTTGATGCTATCA TTAAAACCCTGCAAAGGACAAGAAAGAACAGAAGCCACCTCTATAGGAAAGGCATCAAGAGAAAGATCCCATTCCAACAGACATCAAGGCAGAAAATCCCCCTCCACCACCCaatagcatatatatatataaagaccGGTCCAAACTCTTTTAAACAATGA
- the LOC117627584 gene encoding uncharacterized protein LOC117627584 isoform X2 yields MKLWATNEVCARSKFWYFLRKLKKVKKSNGQVLAINEWFLLNSPPGLIQFVAKGDMKQKQLRKSHMKWVFYVGGNAFFAMVPRQVLLASLDAIIKTLQRTRKNRSHLYRKGIKRKIPFQQTSRQKIPLHHPIAYIYIKTGPNSFKQ; encoded by the exons ATGAAGCTCTGGGCCACCAATGAGGTTTGCGCCAGGTCCAAGTTCTG GTATTTCCTGAGGAAGCTGAAGAAGGTCAAGAAGAGCAATGGCCAAGTGCTTGCCATTAATGAG TGGTTCCTCCTCAACTCTCCTCCTGGCTTAATCCAATTTGTTGCCAAAG GTGACATGAAGCAGAAACAGTTAAGGAAATCTCATATGAAATGGGTATTTTATGTTGGAG GGAATGCATTCTTTGCCATGGTTCCCAGACAGGTCCTCTTGGCTTCCCTTGATGCTATCA TTAAAACCCTGCAAAGGACAAGAAAGAACAGAAGCCACCTCTATAGGAAAGGCATCAAGAGAAAGATCCCATTCCAACAGACATCAAGGCAGAAAATCCCCCTCCACCACCCaatagcatatatatatataaagaccGGTCCAAACTCTTTTAAACAATGA